A window from Pongo abelii isolate AG06213 chromosome 6, NHGRI_mPonAbe1-v2.0_pri, whole genome shotgun sequence encodes these proteins:
- the CAV2 gene encoding caveolin-2: MGLETEKADVQLFMDDDSYSHHSGLEYADPEKFADSGQDRDPHRLNSHLKLGFEDVIAEPVTTHSFDKVWICSHALFEISKYVMYKFLTVFLAIPLAFIAGILFATLSCLHIWILMPFVKTCLMVLPSVQTIWKSVTDVIIAPLCTSVGRSFSSVSLQLSQD, translated from the exons ATGGGGCTGGAGACGGAGAAGGCGGACGTGCAGCTCTTCATGGACGACGACTCCTACAGCCACCACAGCGGCCTCGAGTACGCCGACCCCGAGAAGTTCGCGGACTCGGGCCAGGACCGGGATCCCCACCGGCTCAACTCGCATCTCAAG CTGGGCTTCGAGGATGTGATCGCAGAGCCGGTGACTACGCACTCCTTTGACAAAGTGTGGATCTGCAGCCATGCCCTCTTTGAAATCAGCAAATACGTAATGTACAAGTTCCTGACGGTGTTCCTGGCCATTCCCCTGGCCTTCATTGCGGGAATTCTCTTTGCCACCCTCAGCTGTCTGCACATCTG GATTTTAATGCCTTTTGTAAAGACCTGCCTAATGGTTCTGCCTTCAGTGCAGACAATATGGAAGAGTGTGACAGATGTTATCATTGCTCCATTGTGTACGAGCGTAGGACGAAGCTTCTCTTCTGTCAGCCTGCAACTGAGCCAGGACTGA
- the CAV2 gene encoding caveolin-2 isoform X1, translating into MGLETEKADVQLFMDDDSYSHHSGLEYADPEKFADSGQDRDPHRLNSHLKDFNAFCKDLPNGSAFSADNMEECDRCYHCSIVYERRTKLLFCQPATEPGLNTWTPGLEIGIL; encoded by the exons ATGGGGCTGGAGACGGAGAAGGCGGACGTGCAGCTCTTCATGGACGACGACTCCTACAGCCACCACAGCGGCCTCGAGTACGCCGACCCCGAGAAGTTCGCGGACTCGGGCCAGGACCGGGATCCCCACCGGCTCAACTCGCATCTCAAG GATTTTAATGCCTTTTGTAAAGACCTGCCTAATGGTTCTGCCTTCAGTGCAGACAATATGGAAGAGTGTGACAGATGTTATCATTGCTCCATTGTGTACGAGCGTAGGACGAAGCTTCTCTTCTGTCAGCCTGCAACTGAGCCAGGACTGAATACTTGGACCCCAGGTCTGGAGATTGGGATACTGTAA